A portion of the Gemmatimonadaceae bacterium genome contains these proteins:
- a CDS encoding FtsX-like permease family protein: protein MRGALVVSEIALSLSFLIAAALLIRSFIALERTPIGYDPRGLVAAQVRLAHEPPAPARVAWERDIARALRAAPSVAEVAIGPQPQTEVRMGPFAIDGSAGPETVDLSICEMPFVEPSYFGVARIALVEGRTFGSLTDAGTSQELIVNQSLARRLWPNRNPLGARLRVGDGAKGKWLTVVGVAHDLHLVGTSGDLFNLQMYRPVSADADFERTMLVRARGARGSLAALEPSLARAVEQAGVGATLERVVSIESTIDNRVLARPRRALVVFAMFAIVALALSAAGLYGVIAYAVAQRTREIGVRVALGADPAAVARLILGDSGRLVAAGGALGLLIAYVATRAVSAFLYAVAPTDPMAFLGATLLLFVVALVAAVAPMRRALRIDPCEALRAD from the coding sequence ATGCGTGGCGCGCTGGTCGTGAGCGAGATCGCGCTCTCGCTCAGTTTCCTCATCGCAGCGGCGTTGCTCATCCGATCGTTCATCGCGCTCGAGCGCACGCCGATCGGCTACGATCCGCGCGGGCTCGTCGCGGCGCAGGTGCGGCTCGCGCATGAACCGCCCGCACCGGCTCGCGTGGCGTGGGAGCGTGACATCGCCCGCGCGCTGCGAGCGGCGCCGAGCGTCGCGGAAGTAGCGATCGGACCGCAGCCCCAAACCGAAGTGCGGATGGGACCGTTCGCCATCGACGGTTCCGCGGGCCCCGAGACTGTGGACTTGAGTATTTGTGAAATGCCGTTCGTGGAACCGTCGTACTTCGGCGTGGCTCGCATTGCGCTCGTCGAGGGGCGAACCTTTGGGTCACTCACCGACGCCGGAACGTCGCAAGAGCTCATCGTCAATCAATCGCTGGCCCGGCGGCTCTGGCCGAATCGAAATCCACTTGGCGCGCGGCTGCGCGTGGGTGACGGGGCGAAAGGGAAGTGGTTGACGGTCGTCGGCGTTGCGCACGATCTCCATCTCGTGGGAACGAGCGGCGATCTGTTCAACTTGCAGATGTACCGCCCGGTGAGCGCCGACGCGGACTTCGAAAGAACGATGCTCGTGCGCGCACGCGGAGCGCGCGGATCGCTCGCCGCGCTCGAGCCGTCACTCGCGCGAGCCGTCGAGCAGGCGGGTGTCGGAGCGACACTGGAGCGCGTGGTGTCGATCGAGTCGACGATCGACAATCGCGTGCTCGCGCGCCCGCGGCGCGCGCTCGTGGTGTTCGCGATGTTCGCGATCGTCGCGCTGGCGCTGTCGGCGGCGGGACTATACGGCGTGATCGCGTATGCCGTCGCGCAACGAACTCGGGAGATCGGGGTACGTGTAGCGCTCGGGGCGGATCCGGCCGCGGTGGCTCGGCTCATCCTCGGCGATAGCGGGCGGCTCGTCGCCGCCGGCGGTGCGTTGGGGCTGCTCATCGCGTATGTGGCGACGCGCGCGGTGAGCGCGTTTCTCTACGCGGTCGCGCCGACCGATCCAATGGCGTTTCTTGGCGCCACGCTGTTGCTGTTCGTCGTCGCTCTCGTAGCGGCAGTTGCGCCGATGCGGCGCGCGTTGAGGATTGATCCGTGTGAGGCGCTTCGTGCGGATTGA